The DNA segment AGCAGTTCGCCGCCGCCGCGCAGGAAGCGCTGGGCGAGGTCATTGCCGACCACGCCGATAAAGCCGGGCGCCAGCCCGCATTGCGGCATCAGCACGGAGCGCGCGCCCTCGGCCAGGCGCCGGATGGCATGGGTGGCGGCGACGTCTTCGGTCAGGTCGAAGTAATGCACGCCAAGGCTGGCCGCTACCGTGGCCACGCCGACCGCGGCATGGAATGGCAGTGCATTGAGCACGGCCTGCGCGCCGCCGAGCAGCCGGGCGCAATCCTCGGTCTGGTCCGGGTTGCCGACGCGCACGGCGATGCCCTGCGGCACACCCTCGAGATGGGTGGGCTCGCGGTCGACCAGGGTCACGCGGTAGTCGCCGCTGTCATGCAGCATGACGGCGATGGTGCGGCCGATCTTGCCCGCGCCCAGCACGACCACGCGCATCGGCGTCTGCCTGGCTTGGGTGTTCTGTCCAGTTTGGTCCAGATGGCCGGTTGGCGTAATGCAGGTCATGATGTCCCTCATGGAAGTGATTCAGCGGAGCAAGCCCATAGCTGAAGTATGGTTGCGGGCACAGGCAGAATGAAGGAACAAGATTGACGAAAAGGCCTCACAATCGAACGATTAGACGAAGCCAACGATCGAATCGACGAAACACCGGCGTTTGACCCGCCCGCAGCCCTAGCCCGCCCATGACCGAACTCGACCAGACCGACCGCCACCTGCTCTCCCTGCTGCAGGCCAATGCGCGCGAGAATGCCGCCAATCTCGCGCGCAAGCTCGGCATTGCCCGCACCACCGTGGTGGCACGCATTGCGCGGCTGGAGCGCGATGGCGTGATCGCCGGCTACGGCGTGCGGCTGGGCAAGGAAATGGAAGACAACGCCATCCTGGCGTTCTGCGGCATGTCGGTGATGCCCAAGAGCGCGCCCGCGGTGGTGCGGGCGCTGCAGCGCTTTCCCGAAATCGAGGAGCTGAACTCGGTCAGCGGCCCGGTGGACTACATGGCGGTGATCCGCTGCGACACCCATGCCCGCCTGGACAGGCTGCTGGACGAAATCGGCGCGCTGGATGGCGTCAACCACACCACCACCTCGATCGTGCTGGCGCGCAAGATCGACCGGCGCCGCGCCGCGGGCTGAGCCAGCGACGCGCGCGCAAAAGGCTTATGCTGCACAACCTGGCAGCCAGCCCGGTGCGGTTGGCCACCCCGGAAAACCATCCAGATCAGGAGAGCAAGACGATGAGCAATCGCATTCGAGTCGCCGTAGGTGGCGTGACCGGCTGGGCCGGCGGCGAACTGGCGCGGGGCGTGGCGCACGCGGACGACATGACGCTGGTGGCCGGGCTGTCGCGCGGCGCGGCCGGTCAGGCCCTGGCGGCGCTGACCGCGCACAAAGGCACGCCGGGCGTGGCGGTGGCCAGCATCGACGAGCTGGCGCAAGGCACCTTCGACGTTTATGTGGAGTACACCAAGCCGGACATTGCCAAGCGCAACATCCTGCAAGCGCTGGCCAAGGGCGCGCACGTGGTGGTGGGCACCTCCGGGCTATCCGACGAGGACTATGCCGAGATCGATGCCGCCGCGCGCCAGGCCGGGCGCGGCGTGCTGGCCTGCGGCAACTTTGCCATCACCGTGGTGCTGCTGCAGAAGTTCGCCGAGATGGCCGCGCGCCACCTGGAGCACTGGGAGATCATCGACTACGCCAAGGCCGGCAAGATCGACGTGCCCTCCGGCACCGTGCGCGAGCTGGCGTATCGGCTGGGACAGGTCCGCGAGCCCAGGCAGGCGGTGCCCATCGACCAGGTCAAGGGCCCGAAGGAGACGCGTGGCGCAACGATGTCCGGCAGCCAGGTGCACGCCGTGCGCCTGCCGGGCTATCAGTTGGGCGTGGAGGTGATCTTTGGCGCCGACGGGCAGCGCCTGCACCTGAAGCATGAGTCCGGCGACGGCTCCAAGCCCTATGTCTCGGGCGCGCTGCTGGCGATCCGCAAGGTGCATGCCTTGACCGGGCTGGTGCGCGGGCTGGACAAGGTGATGGAAGGGCTTTGAGGGCCTTTGCGGCGCGTGGAGCGCCGCAAAGCCGCAAACGCTACCAGCTGCCGTCCTTGCCCTTCTTCTCCGCGCCCTTGCCGCTGGGCGCCGCTTGCGGGGCGGACGCCGCCTTGGGGTTGAGCTGTTGCGCCATCGCGTTGTCCTGGTTGGCCATCAGCACGCGGGCCTGGGGCAGCAGCAGTTCGATGGTGCCGGTATTGGGATCCTCCGGAATGGCGTATAGCTCGACGGTCAGCGGCTTTTTCATCCAGCCGGCGTGCGCACTGGTGACGGGCTGGCCGGCCTTGTCCTTCATCTTCACCTGCTCGGAGCGAAAGGGCTTGCCATAGCGCGCGGTGAGGCTGTCCACCGCGTCTTTCTCGGAGCGCACGCCATCGATCGGCACAATCACGCCAACCAGCGCATTACCGTCGACAAAGGCCACCACATGGGGTCCGTCCATGAAGGCGGGCCGCTTGTCGCGCGGCACGCCAACCTGGCGCATCACGCCGTCGCCACGCACTTCAACGCACAGGGCGGTCACGTCGCGTCCGTCGGGGGTGCGCTTGTCGGCGCAATCGGGCAGCGTGGGCAGCGGGCTGCCGATCTCCAGGGTACCCAGCATTGGCGCCAGTTTGTCGGCGACGCCATCCTTGGGGGCGGCGCCGGCCCAAGGTGAAACCAGCAGCAGGCTGGCAACGGCCAGCCCGGCAAGGGGGTATTTCATCCAGACTCCTGAGATAAGCTCCGGATTGGAGCGCCCCCTGCGCGCGTGGTTCCTGCCGCCCGCCACAAGATGGCATGCAGGCACACTGCCGGGGGTTAATGCGTCATATTCATCACCGCGCTGGCCAGCACCGCCAGCACCATCAGCAACAAGCCCCACAGCAGCAGGCGCGGCACCCGGCTGGGCGGCAACTGCCGCCGCGGCGAGCGCGCCGACGACGGTAGCGGCGCGCGCTGGCGGGTATGGCCATGCAGGCCACGCGTGTGCCAGACGGTGTCCGGTCCGAGGTCGCGCAACGCAGTGCTTTCCTTGCCCTGCGGCTTGCGTGGGCTCTGCGGCTGCGGGCGTGATGCGCCGTTACTGCCCGGCGGTCGTTTTGTGGCCATCTGTGCTCCCCGGTTCGTCGTGCCGGCGCGGATCCTCATGTGCCGCCGGTACACAGCGCCAGGTGCATGGCCCGGGCGCCGCCCATGGTAAGACAAAGCGGCACCGGGCACCATGGCCACCGCCTCTGCTTATGTGGTGGGGGCCACTTTCCGCGTAGCGGCAAGCGCCTCGCGCCGGAAAGCATGGCCCACGTGGTGATAGAACGGGTGCGGGCAAAACTGGCGTGCGAGGAACGAAGCCAGCAGCGACGAGGCGAGCAGGAACAAGGTGAGGTCTTGCGAGCGCGTCATCTCCATCACGATCACGCTGGCGGTGATGGGCGCCTGGGTGGCGGCGGCCAGGAAGGCGGCCATCGACACCAGCGCCAGCACGCGTGGCTCGGCCATGCCGCCGAAGAGGTGGCCGACCCAATCCGCCACATTGGCGCCGATGCCGGCACCGATGGCCAGCGATGGCGTAAAGATGCCACCGGGAATGCCGGCGAAATACGAAACCACGGTCGCCGCCAGCTTGGCCAGGCCGAACCATAGCGTGGCGTGCGGCTCGCCGTTGATCAGGCCGGCGGCCTGCTCGTAGCCGGTGCCAAAGGTGGCGCCCCCGGTCGACCAGCCAATCGCCGCGGCCAGCAGGCCGCACACGAACGCCACCTGCACGGGATGCTGCGACGGCCAGGCGCGCAGCCGGGCCGGCATCAGCGCGGGCACGCCGCCGATCAGCAACTTGGCAAACAGGCCGCCCAGCGCGCCGTTGACCAGGGCGCACAGCAGTACCGGCCCCCAGGCATCATGCAGCGCGAGGATCGGCGTCTTGACACTGAAATAGGGATTGTTGCCAAGGATCGCCAGCGAGAGAAAGCCTGCGGTCAGCACGCCTGACAGCACCAGCCGGTCCCAGCGCACGGCAGTGCCGCGGCCAAGCTCCTCGATGGCGAACACCACGCCCGCCAGCGGTGTATTGAAGGCGGCGGCCAGGCCGCCGGCAGCGCCGGCGGCAATCAGCGCGTTGGGATGAAAGCCGATGCGAAAGCGCAGCTTCTCCTGGCACCAGCGCCCCCAGGCGAGCATGGCCGCGGCGCCAACCTGCACCGATGGTCCTTCACGGCCAATGGAGGCGCCCGCCAGCAGCCCGCCAGTGGTCAGCAGCACTTTCCACATGGACTGGCGAAACGACACCAGCAGGGTCTGCGCCGGCCCCGCTGGGGGCAGGCCGAATGCGGCGAGCACCTGCGGGATGCCGCTGCCGCGCGCCTGCGGCGCCAGGCGGATGGTGAGCCAGCGCAGCGCGGCCAGCCCGAACGGCAGCAGCACAAAGGCCAGCCAGGGCGTGGCCGCTGTCAGGTGCGCGTTCCAGCGCAAGGCCACCTCGGCAATCCAGGCGAAGATCAGGGAGAACAGCGCCACGCAGCCGGCGCCGCACATGAAGACGGCGTAGCGCAGCGTGGTGCGGGAGATACGCCACATCTGGCGCGACTTGCGGCCCGCTGCCATGCGGGCGCGGCGGCGCAGCGCGCGCAGCCGGTTGTGGTCGGAGGCCCGCCCGGAAGCGTCGTCAGGATCGGACGGCTCGGGCTCTTGGCTGCGATTTGGCGTGATGTCGTTCATGGAGCGGCAGGCGTGGGCGAAGAAACGCCGTGACAAGCCCGAGGGCCGGATTCATCACGGCGTGATGGAACTATACGCCGATCGCCGCCAGGCGTGCCGCGCACAAAGTGCGCGCCAGAGGCCCCTGGCTCAGTCCAGGCTGATGTTGTTGGCGCGGATGACCTTGCCCCAATGCTCGCGATCCGCCTCTACATAGCGGTCAATCTCGGCCTGGGTGCGCGGCGTCTGGATCACCAGTCCCAGTGCGCTGAAGGTCGCCCGGAAATGCGGATCCTTGAGGACCTGCGCGGCCGCGGCCTGCAGCTTTTCCACCACGTCCGGCGGTGTCTGCGCCGGCACGGCGAGCCCGAACCAGGTTGCGGCCTGGAAGTTGGGATAGCCGCTTTCGGCCACGGTCGGCACGTTGGGCAGCACTTCCAGCCGGGTGCGGCCGGTCACCGCCAGCGCGCGCAGCTTGCCACCCTTGATGTGGGGCAGCGAGGTGCTGACCACATCCACCATCAGTTGCACATCGTTGGCGAGCAGCGCCGAGAGCGCCGGCGCGCTGCCGTTGTACGGCACATGGGTGACCGAGATCCCGAGTTCGGTCTTGAGCATTTCGGTAGCGAGCTGCAGCGCGTTGCCCAGGCCGACCGAGGCGTAGTTGAGCTTGCCGCCGCTGGCCTTGGCGTAGGCTGCGAACTCACGGATATTGGTGGCCGGCACCTGGCTGTTGGTCACCACCACCAGCGGCACCTCGGCGCCAACGGTGAAGATCCGGAAATCGCGCGGCGGATCGTAGGCGATCTTCTTGTAGAGCATCGGGTTGAGCACCATGCTGCCGTTGGTGGCCAGCACCATGGTGTAGCCATCGGCGGGTGCGCGCGCCACGCTTTGCGTGCCGATCATGGTGGCGGCGCCAGGGCGGTTCTCCACCACCACTGTCTGCTTGAGCACGCGGCTCATGCCATCGGCCAGCCCGCGCCCGAACTGGTCGGTGGAGCCGCCCGGCGTGTAGGGCACCACCAGCTTGATGGGGCGGTCGGGATAGGCGGCAGCGGCCAGTTGCGAACAGGCGAAGACGGCGGCGCCGGCCCATGCGCGCCATCCGGTTTTCCAGCTATGCATTGCGTAGTCTCCTTGGCGTTTTTTTTGACGTCTGGTACTCGGTACTCGGTACTCGGTACTTGGTACTCGGCATTCGGTGTCCGGTGCGGCTCAAACCCGCCGCGTGCGCCCTTCCCAGTACTTGTCGCGCAGGCGGCGCTTGGCCAGCTTGCCGGTATCGTCGCGCGGCAGCAGCGCCTCCACCACGATGGTGCGCGGCACCTTGAAGCCGGACAGGCGCTGGCGCAGCCATTCGATGATGGCGCCCTCTTCCAGCGTGGCGCCCGCCACCGGCTGCACCATGGCCAGCAGCCGCTCGCCGTATTCGTCGTCGGGTACGCCGAACACCACGCAGTCGGCCACGCCGGGATAACGCACCAGCTCGTGCTCGATCTCGGCCGGGTAGATGTTCACGCCGCCGGAGATCACCATGTCGGAGGCGCGGTCGCAGATGAAGAGGTAGCCGTCGGCATCCAGGTAGCCCATGTCGCCCAGGCTGACCAGGCCGTCGCGGTCGATGGCGCGGCGGGCTGCCTCGTTGTTGCGATAGGTGAAGTCCGGGTAGGCAGGCTGGCGCACATAGACCAGGCCGATCTCGCCGGGGGCGCAGGCAACGCCCTGCTCATCCAGGATGCGCACTTCGCCCTGGTCAACCGGGCGCCCCGCCGTGCCGGGCTTGGCCAGGGCGTCGGCCGGCGTGGCCACGGTAATCATGCCGGCCTCGCTGGAAGCATAGGTTTCATGGATCACCGGGCCGAACCAGTCCAGCATGGCGCGCTTGACCTCGGGCGCGCACGGCGCTCCGGTCGAGGCGACAAAGCGCAGCGAGGACAAGTCATAACGGGCGCGCACTTCGGGCGGCACCTTGAGCATGCGCACATACATGATCGGCACCAGGTAGAGCACGTCGATGCGGTGCTTCTCCACCAGCGCCAGCACCTGCTCGGGATCGAAGCGCGCGCACAGCACCAGGCACTCGCCAAGCTGCAGCGCATTCTGGATGAACACGCCCGGCGCGCTGTGGTACAGCGGCGCGGCCATCAACGCGCGCGTGCCCTGCACGATGCCCATGGTCTGCGCCACCACCGAGCGCATGCGCGCGAGCTGCTCGTCCAGCATGGCCAGCGGCGGTGCGGCGCGCAGCACGCCCTTGGGGCGGCCGGTGGTGCCTGAGGTGTAGGCCATGTGGCCGCGCGGCGCGACCCGCGGGCCGTCGTAGGGCTGCTGCGCGGCGAGCCAGCTCTCGTAGCCGGTCGCGCCTGCGGGGCTGTCCTTGCCGGGCGCTGCCACCGCCAGCACCTGTACGCCTTCGGGCACCACCGCGCGCACGCCGTCCAGCAGGTCGGCGCTGACGATCAAGGCCCGGGCGCCGCTGTCGGTCAGCAGGAAGCGGATTTCTTCCGCCGTGAAGTGCCAGTTGATCGGGCAGTAGTAAGTGCCGGCCGTGCGGCAGGCATGCACGATATCGGCAAAGACCGGGTCATTGCGCAGCAGCACCGCGACCACGTCGCCTTCGCCCAGGCCAAGCGCGCGCAGGCCGCCGGCCAGGCGCGCGCCGCGCTCGCTCAGTTCGGCGCCGGTACGGTGGATGTCTTCAAACAAGAGGTCAGCGGCCATCAGTTGTCTCCAGCCTGGCTAGGCTTGGTGGTAGAGCGGGTCGGGGTCGGTGCGTTGACGCTGCGCCCGGCACGATCGGCGGCGTTCGTGGCCGCGATACGCTCACGCGCGGCTTGCCATTCGGCATCGCCCCAATCCAGGTACTGCTTGAAATAAGCACCGTTGGCAAGGTAATCGCCGCCATCCAGCGCAATGGTCTGTCCGTTGATCCACGCGTTGTCGCGGGCCAGCAGGAAGGCGGCCAGGTTGCCGATATCCTGCGGCTGGCCGATGCGGCCCGTGGGGTTCTGGCCGCTCATCGCGTCTTGCTGCGCATCCTGCGGACGCAGGCGCGAGCCCGCGCCTTCGGTGGGGATCACGCCCGGCGCGATGGCGTTGCAGCGGATGCCGTGGCGGCCCCACTCCACGGCCAGCGACTTGGTCATGGCATCCACGCCCGCCTTGGACATGGCGGACGGCACCACGAACGGCGAGCCGGTCCAGACCCAGGTCACGACGATGGACAGGACCGAGCCGGGATGGCCGTCGCGGATCCAGCGCTTGCCCACGGCCTGCGTGGTGTAGAAGGTACCGCGGAAGACGATGTCCGAGATGGCATGAAAGCCGTTGGGCGACAGATCCTCGGTGCGGCTGATGAAGTTGCCTGCGGCGTTGTTGACCAGGCAATCAAGCGGGCCGTGCCGGGTCCAGATGGTCTCGATCATGGCGTCGACAGCAGCCGCGTCGCGGATGTCCACCGCGTGCGTCACGACCTTGGTGCCGTGCTGGTGGCGCAGCATCTCGGCGGCCTCGTCCAGCACCGCCAGCCGGCGCCCGCACAGGTGCAGCTCCGCCCCCAGCCCCGCCAGGCGCTCGGCCATGATCAGGCCCAGCCCGGTGCCGCCACCGGTGATCAGCACGCGCTGGCCGGCGAAAAGATCGTTCTTGAACATGGTGTCTCCTGCTTGTTTCAGGGCGGTGTCGCGCCCGCCTGGCTCTGCCTTGGCGATCCGGCAGGGCATGGTCACTGTAGCCTCGGTTCCCCGCATCGACAATTCCCTCGCAGCGACTCACAATGTTGCGCCATACGCGACAATTCTCCATGGAATCCCGGATGGACCTCAACCTGATCCAGGCCTTCGTCGACATCGTCGAAGCCGGCAATTTGTCCGAGGCGGGGCGGCGGCGCGGCGTCACGCGCTCGCAGGTCAGCCGCCAGCTGCGCGAACTGGAGCACCAGGCTGGCGCGCAGTTGCTGCGCCGTACCACGCGCCGGCTGGAACTGACCGAAGCGGGCCGCGCGCTTTACCAGCACGGGCTGCGCATCCTGCAGGAAGTGGCGTCCGCCCAGGCTGAGATCGACAGCCTGGGCACCACCCTGCGCGGCCACGTGCGCGTGAGCGTGCCGACCGGGCTGGGCGACACCTTCCTCGCGCCGCTGCTGCTCGAATTCACCGGGCGGCATCCCGGCATCTCGCTGCGGGTGTTTTTTGCCAACCGCGTGGTCGACCTGATCGCCGCGGAGATCGACGTGGCGCTCAAGGTGACTTCGCAGCCGCCGCTGGACCACGTAGCGCGAGACATCTGCGCCATCGACTGGCAGCTCTGCGCCTCGCCCGGCTACCTGGCCCGCCATGGCCCGCTGCAAACCCCGGCCGACCTGGCGCGCTGCCAGTTCCTGTGCCCGCCCTATCCCGCCCGGCGCTTTGTGCTCACGCTCGACCGTGGCGACCAGCGCGAGGAGGTGGAACTGAGCCCGCACCTGCAGTCTGAGCATTTCCCCTTCCTGATGCGCGCGGTACGCGACGGCCACGGCGTGGGCCTGCTGCCCGTCTACGCCGGCTGGGACGATGTGCGCGAAGGCCGCCTGGTGCCGGTGCTGACCGAATGGAAACCGGAGGGATTGGGCAGCCGGCTCTACATCATCACCACACCCAACCTGCATCCGTCGATGGCCACGCGCACCTTGATCGACTTCCTGCGCGAGCGGATTCCGGCGCTGGATGTCTTCAGCGCCCCGGGCGGTACCGCTTTGTGCGCACCGTAGTCCCCGCACGCCGCTTGCAGCGCGCCAGCAAACTTTCAAATTGCAAGTTAAGATGCGCCGAAACCCTTGGCTTGCAAAACGAAAGTAAACATCAGAGCCAACCCTGCAAAGCGCGTGAGAGGAGACCATGGGACATACCGACTTTGCCAGCATGCCTTGCCCGATTGCCCGCTCGATGGCGGTGCTGGGCGAGCGCTGGGCCATTCTTTTGCTGCGCGAGGCGTTCTACGGCAGCACCCGCTTTGATGAATTCCAGCGCCACCTGGGCATCGCGCCCAACATCCTCAGCGCACGCCTGAAGACGCTGGTGGAACACGGCATGCTGGAGCGCGTGCCGGCGCCCGACAGTGCGCGGCATGCCTACCACCTCACCGAGAAAGGCCGCGACTTCTTTCCCGCTTTTGTGGCGCTGAAGGCCTGGGCCGACCGCTGGATGACCGACGAGCGCGGCCCGCTCACCTTGTTGCAGGACAAGCACACCGGCGCAGAGATTGCCACGCCGGCGTTGGCCCGCCCGGACGGCAGCCCGCTGACGCTGGACGACCTGCGCGTGGCGCCGGGCCCCGGCGCGGGCAGCTATCTGCGGCGGCGCTTTGGCGCCGCTGCCGGCCTGCAGGCCGCAGACGAACCGCTGACAGACGAAACGGAGTCCAGCCATGAATGAGCCGCAAGCCAATCCCATGGCCGGAGCCGCGATGGCGTCGGCCGCAGCAGCCGCACCCATTGCCACCCCCACTCACCCGCTGATGCGCGAACTGATGCGCCGCATCCTGGTGCTGGCCGCGCCCACCAGCCTGATCGCCTTCCTGCAGGCGGGCGCGCAACTGATCGAGACCTGGCTGGCGGCGCGCCAGGGCACGGCGGCGCTGGCGGGCTGGGCGGTAGTGCTGCCGTTTGCCTTGCTGCTGCAGCAGATGTCCACCGGCGCCATGGGCGGTGGCGTGGTGGCGGCCATCGCCCGCGCGCTGGGCGCGAACAAGCGCGAGGAGGCCTCGTCGCTGGTGCTGCACGCACTCATCATCGCGGTCACCGCGGGGCTGGCGTTTGCCGTGGCGATGGCCGGTTTCCCGCGCGCCGTCCTGGGCGCGGTGGCAGGGCAGACCGCGGCAGACGCGGCCGCCACCTATGCGATCTGGCTGTTCGGCGCCGGCGCGGTGCCGGCCTGGCTGGCCAACACGCTGGCATCGGTGCTGCGCGGCGGTGGCCGCCATGCGCTGGCGGCGCGGGTGCTCTCGCTGATGTGGATCGTCTTCCCGGTGCTGGCCTGGACGCTGGCCGAGCCGGTAGGCATGGGCCTGGCCGGTATCGGTGCGTCGCTGGCGGCGGTGTCGTGGGCGGCGGCGCTGGCCATGGCCTGGGTGGTGCTGCGGGGCGGCGCGGGGTTCGTGCCGATGCTGCGCATCCGTCCGTCACGCGCGCTGTTCACGCGCATCCTGTCAGTGGGGCTGGTGGCCTGCGCGCTGGCCTCGGTGGCCAACCTGTCCACGATCCTCGTGACCACCCAGCTGCGCCACTATGGCACCGCCGCGGTGGCCGCGTACGGCATCTCGGCACGGCTGGAGTTCCTGATGATCCCGCTAGCGTTCGGCGTGGGCTCCGCGCTAACCGCGCTGGTGGGGCGAGCAGTCGGCGCCGGCGACTGGGCCACCGCACGCCGCACGGCCTGGGCCGGCGCGCTGATGGCGCTGGCGGTGGCCGGCGCGGTGGGTGCGGTGGTGGGCCTGGCGCCGGATGTCTTTGCCGGGTTCTTCACCAAGGATGCCGAAGTGGCAAGCATCGCCGCGCGCGCGCTGTCCTGGGTCGCGCCGGCCTTCGGCGGCTTCGGGCTGGGCATGGCGCTGTATTTCGCGTCGATGGGCGCGGGCCGCATGGGCTGGCCGATCGCGGCCGGCATCTCGCGCATCGCGCTGGCCGCCGGCGGCGGCTGGCTGCTGGCGAACGCGGTGGGCATGGGCCTGGACGGGCACTTCCTGGGCGTGGCGTTGGGCATCACCGCTTACGGCGTGGTGACGGCGTTTGGCGTGCGCGGCGCTAACTGGTCGGCACGCTGAGCCTGAGTGGGCGGCGCAAGCGGCCCGCTCAGCGCATCACGGGGCGCGCGTTGCCGCCCAACCCGGCATCCCTGACCTCGGCCGGCACCGCCGGCCATCCGCCGCCCAGCGACTTGTACAAGGCTGCCGTGCCGTTCAACACATCGACCTGTCCCTGAATGGCTGCAAGCTGCGCATCAAACAGCTTCTCCTGCGCGGTGGTGACTTCGAGGTAGCTGGAGTAGCCGCCCTCGTAGCGCGCGCCGGCCTGGTCGGCATATACCGTCAGGCTGCGCTCCTGCTTTTGCAGGCTGCCCAGCCGGTTGCGCGTCTCCAGCCCATTGGCCAGCGCGCTGTTCACATCGGCCAGCGCCGCCAGCACGCTGCCCTGGTAGGCCAGCAGCGCCTGCTCGCGCTGCGCCCCGGCCGTCTGCACCTGGCCACGGATGGCGCCGCCCTGGAAGATCGGCTGCGTCAGCCCGGCGCTCATGCCCCACACTTGCGAGGCGCTGTGCCACAGCGCGCCCGGCGACGCCGCCACCGCACCGAACAAGCCAGAGAGATTCACCGCCGGCAGGTACAGCGCCTCGGCGGCGCCGAGCAGCGCGTTGGCCGCAACGGCATTCTGCTCGGCCTGCAGCACATCCGGGCGGCGCGCGAGCAAGGCCGCTGGCAGGTCGGCGCCAACCGGCGGCGCCTGCAGCTCGGTGATGGACTTGCCCCGCTCGATCGGGCCAGCCTCGCGCCCGAGCAACACCGACAGCGCGTTCTCGGTCTGCGCGATTGCGCTGCGCAGCGGCGGGATGGAGGCCTCGGTGGCGTAGTAGTCGTTCTCGGCCTGCGAGAGTTCCAGTTGTGAGACCACGCCGCCCTCGTAGCGCATGCGGAAGATCTCCAGCGCGTGGGCACGAGCGTCCAGCGTCTGGCGGGCCACGTCCAGTTGCGCGTCCAGCCCGCGCAGGTTGGCATAGCCCTGGACCACCGAAGCGGCCAGCGCCAGCACCACGCCACGCCGCGCGTATTCCGCGTTCAGCAGGTCGGCCTGCGCGGCTTCCGCCTGGCGGCGGATGCGGCCCCAGAGGTCGATCTCCCAGCTGGCGTTGGCAAGCAACTGGTAGCTGTTGCGCGGGCCATCGAGCGACGCGAACGGCGTGCCGTTGAACGTGCCCGCGCGCTGGCGCGTGGCCGACGCGGAGAGCCCGACCTGCGGGAACAAGCCAGAGCGCGCCACCAGCAACTGCCCGC comes from the Cupriavidus basilensis genome and includes:
- the dapB gene encoding 4-hydroxy-tetrahydrodipicolinate reductase, with amino-acid sequence MSNRIRVAVGGVTGWAGGELARGVAHADDMTLVAGLSRGAAGQALAALTAHKGTPGVAVASIDELAQGTFDVYVEYTKPDIAKRNILQALAKGAHVVVGTSGLSDEDYAEIDAAARQAGRGVLACGNFAITVVLLQKFAEMAARHLEHWEIIDYAKAGKIDVPSGTVRELAYRLGQVREPRQAVPIDQVKGPKETRGATMSGSQVHAVRLPGYQLGVEVIFGADGQRLHLKHESGDGSKPYVSGALLAIRKVHALTGLVRGLDKVMEGL
- a CDS encoding LysR family transcriptional regulator translates to MDLNLIQAFVDIVEAGNLSEAGRRRGVTRSQVSRQLRELEHQAGAQLLRRTTRRLELTEAGRALYQHGLRILQEVASAQAEIDSLGTTLRGHVRVSVPTGLGDTFLAPLLLEFTGRHPGISLRVFFANRVVDLIAAEIDVALKVTSQPPLDHVARDICAIDWQLCASPGYLARHGPLQTPADLARCQFLCPPYPARRFVLTLDRGDQREEVELSPHLQSEHFPFLMRAVRDGHGVGLLPVYAGWDDVREGRLVPVLTEWKPEGLGSRLYIITTPNLHPSMATRTLIDFLRERIPALDVFSAPGGTALCAP
- a CDS encoding Lrp/AsnC family transcriptional regulator, translated to MTELDQTDRHLLSLLQANARENAANLARKLGIARTTVVARIARLERDGVIAGYGVRLGKEMEDNAILAFCGMSVMPKSAPAVVRALQRFPEIEELNSVSGPVDYMAVIRCDTHARLDRLLDEIGALDGVNHTTTSIVLARKIDRRRAAG
- a CDS encoding SDR family oxidoreductase; the encoded protein is MFKNDLFAGQRVLITGGGTGLGLIMAERLAGLGAELHLCGRRLAVLDEAAEMLRHQHGTKVVTHAVDIRDAAAVDAMIETIWTRHGPLDCLVNNAAGNFISRTEDLSPNGFHAISDIVFRGTFYTTQAVGKRWIRDGHPGSVLSIVVTWVWTGSPFVVPSAMSKAGVDAMTKSLAVEWGRHGIRCNAIAPGVIPTEGAGSRLRPQDAQQDAMSGQNPTGRIGQPQDIGNLAAFLLARDNAWINGQTIALDGGDYLANGAYFKQYLDWGDAEWQAARERIAATNAADRAGRSVNAPTPTRSTTKPSQAGDN
- a CDS encoding winged helix-turn-helix transcriptional regulator, translated to MGHTDFASMPCPIARSMAVLGERWAILLLREAFYGSTRFDEFQRHLGIAPNILSARLKTLVEHGMLERVPAPDSARHAYHLTEKGRDFFPAFVALKAWADRWMTDERGPLTLLQDKHTGAEIATPALARPDGSPLTLDDLRVAPGPGAGSYLRRRFGAAAGLQAADEPLTDETESSHE
- a CDS encoding chloride channel protein, which codes for MNDITPNRSQEPEPSDPDDASGRASDHNRLRALRRRARMAAGRKSRQMWRISRTTLRYAVFMCGAGCVALFSLIFAWIAEVALRWNAHLTAATPWLAFVLLPFGLAALRWLTIRLAPQARGSGIPQVLAAFGLPPAGPAQTLLVSFRQSMWKVLLTTGGLLAGASIGREGPSVQVGAAAMLAWGRWCQEKLRFRIGFHPNALIAAGAAGGLAAAFNTPLAGVVFAIEELGRGTAVRWDRLVLSGVLTAGFLSLAILGNNPYFSVKTPILALHDAWGPVLLCALVNGALGGLFAKLLIGGVPALMPARLRAWPSQHPVQVAFVCGLLAAAIGWSTGGATFGTGYEQAAGLINGEPHATLWFGLAKLAATVVSYFAGIPGGIFTPSLAIGAGIGANVADWVGHLFGGMAEPRVLALVSMAAFLAAATQAPITASVIVMEMTRSQDLTLFLLASSLLASFLARQFCPHPFYHHVGHAFRREALAATRKVAPTT
- a CDS encoding Bug family tripartite tricarboxylate transporter substrate binding protein; translation: MHSWKTGWRAWAGAAVFACSQLAAAAYPDRPIKLVVPYTPGGSTDQFGRGLADGMSRVLKQTVVVENRPGAATMIGTQSVARAPADGYTMVLATNGSMVLNPMLYKKIAYDPPRDFRIFTVGAEVPLVVVTNSQVPATNIREFAAYAKASGGKLNYASVGLGNALQLATEMLKTELGISVTHVPYNGSAPALSALLANDVQLMVDVVSTSLPHIKGGKLRALAVTGRTRLEVLPNVPTVAESGYPNFQAATWFGLAVPAQTPPDVVEKLQAAAAQVLKDPHFRATFSALGLVIQTPRTQAEIDRYVEADREHWGKVIRANNISLD
- a CDS encoding acyl-CoA synthetase encodes the protein MAADLLFEDIHRTGAELSERGARLAGGLRALGLGEGDVVAVLLRNDPVFADIVHACRTAGTYYCPINWHFTAEEIRFLLTDSGARALIVSADLLDGVRAVVPEGVQVLAVAAPGKDSPAGATGYESWLAAQQPYDGPRVAPRGHMAYTSGTTGRPKGVLRAAPPLAMLDEQLARMRSVVAQTMGIVQGTRALMAAPLYHSAPGVFIQNALQLGECLVLCARFDPEQVLALVEKHRIDVLYLVPIMYVRMLKVPPEVRARYDLSSLRFVASTGAPCAPEVKRAMLDWFGPVIHETYASSEAGMITVATPADALAKPGTAGRPVDQGEVRILDEQGVACAPGEIGLVYVRQPAYPDFTYRNNEAARRAIDRDGLVSLGDMGYLDADGYLFICDRASDMVISGGVNIYPAEIEHELVRYPGVADCVVFGVPDDEYGERLLAMVQPVAGATLEEGAIIEWLRQRLSGFKVPRTIVVEALLPRDDTGKLAKRRLRDKYWEGRTRRV